In a single window of the Nocardiopsis composta genome:
- a CDS encoding class I adenylate-forming enzyme family protein, protein MRWISANGLVLADLVPAELRAEWTARGWCPGRDLYTLFQEHVRAHPGRAAVIDDRGELDYAGLDAAVRRTAAALAGSGRGPADVVAVLLPNGREAVIAELAAAAVGAVSLPVPDARPLPEITALLRRSRASALITAAEKAAEIKRLRAGLPHLREVWAFGPPAPGARSLDHPDPPDPADRTPARPDPEAPARILVSSGSEGEPAMVAYTHNAMAGGRGNYLAALHTGPEPMRNLVLVSLASSFGSCGVPVTLARHGGTLVVLPRFDPAAALRAVQRHRPTHLIGVPTMLRRIAELPDEADTSALRTVVASGAPLHREVRDACVRRFGRPVVNVYGSTDGVNCHTGRDPDAWEPGVAGHPAPDVAEVSIRDPGGRPVPAGETGEIWALGPMTPMCHVDAPGLDADRRAPGGWVRTGDLGRLDAEGRLRVVDRLRRVVIRGGVNLSPAEVERELGAHPALAEAHCLPVPDPDLGERMCACVVVRPGTPPPAPADLLAFLREERGLDVRKLPEYVAVLPELPLGPTGKACTATLARAAAEAAAGERARSAGTAPPAPAER, encoded by the coding sequence ATGAGGTGGATCTCCGCCAACGGCCTGGTCCTGGCCGACCTGGTCCCGGCCGAACTGCGCGCGGAGTGGACCGCCCGCGGCTGGTGCCCCGGCCGCGACCTGTACACCCTGTTCCAGGAGCACGTCCGGGCCCACCCCGGCCGGGCCGCGGTGATCGACGACCGCGGCGAACTGGACTACGCCGGGCTGGACGCGGCGGTGCGCCGGACCGCCGCCGCGCTGGCCGGCTCCGGGCGCGGCCCCGCCGACGTCGTCGCGGTGCTGCTGCCCAACGGCCGGGAGGCCGTCATCGCCGAACTGGCCGCGGCGGCCGTCGGCGCGGTGTCGCTGCCCGTCCCCGACGCCCGCCCGCTGCCCGAGATCACGGCGCTGCTCCGCCGCTCCCGGGCGTCCGCCTTGATCACCGCAGCGGAGAAGGCCGCCGAGATCAAGCGGCTCCGCGCCGGCCTGCCGCACCTGCGCGAGGTGTGGGCGTTCGGGCCGCCGGCGCCCGGCGCGCGCAGCCTGGACCACCCCGACCCGCCCGACCCCGCCGACCGGACCCCGGCCCGGCCCGACCCGGAGGCGCCCGCCCGCATCCTGGTCTCCTCCGGTTCCGAGGGCGAGCCGGCCATGGTGGCCTACACGCACAACGCCATGGCGGGCGGCCGCGGCAACTACCTGGCGGCGCTGCACACCGGCCCGGAACCGATGCGCAACCTGGTGCTGGTCTCCCTGGCGTCGTCCTTCGGGTCCTGCGGGGTGCCGGTGACGCTGGCCCGGCACGGCGGCACCCTGGTGGTGCTGCCCCGGTTCGACCCGGCCGCCGCGCTGCGCGCCGTCCAGCGGCACCGGCCCACCCACCTGATCGGGGTGCCGACCATGCTGCGCCGCATCGCCGAACTGCCGGATGAGGCCGACACCTCCGCGCTGCGCACGGTGGTGGCCAGCGGCGCGCCGCTGCACCGCGAGGTCCGCGACGCCTGCGTGCGGCGGTTCGGCCGCCCTGTGGTCAACGTCTACGGCTCCACCGACGGCGTCAACTGCCACACCGGGCGCGACCCGGACGCCTGGGAGCCCGGGGTGGCCGGGCACCCCGCCCCCGACGTGGCGGAGGTGAGCATCCGCGACCCCGGGGGCCGGCCGGTCCCGGCGGGGGAGACCGGGGAGATCTGGGCGCTGGGCCCGATGACGCCGATGTGCCACGTGGACGCGCCCGGGCTGGACGCCGACCGCAGGGCCCCGGGCGGCTGGGTGCGCACCGGCGACCTGGGGCGGCTGGACGCCGAAGGCCGGCTGCGGGTGGTGGACCGGCTCCGCCGGGTGGTGATCCGCGGCGGGGTCAACCTCTCCCCGGCCGAGGTGGAGCGCGAACTGGGCGCCCACCCCGCCCTGGCCGAGGCGCACTGCCTGCCGGTCCCCGACCCCGACCTGGGCGAGCGGATGTGCGCCTGCGTGGTCGTGCGCCCGGGGACGCCCCCGCCGGCCCCCGCGGACCTGCTGGCCTTCCTCCGCGAGGAGCGCGGCCTGGACGTCCGCAAACTGCCCGAGTACGTGGCGGTCCTGCCGGAGCTGCCGCTCGGCCCCACCGGGAAGGCGTGCACGGCCACCCTCGCCCGAGCCGCGGCCGAGGCCGCCGCCGGGGAGCGCGCCCGCTCCGCCGGGACCGCCCCGCCGGCCCCGGCGGAGCGGTGA
- a CDS encoding class I SAM-dependent methyltransferase has product MTDTATEAPESGGASDYLFDNHSEHAFDQHRFLAAAYDPMTTERLAETGVGPGWRCLEVGAGGGSVARWLAERVAPGGSVLATDIKPERIPAAEGLEVRRHDIVRDPLPEAAYDLVHARLVLLHLPERIAVLERLVRALKPGGVLQLDEFDIGYGPALLMPDPRARRLYEEFLEAKIRVMSGAGADPAWGRNAPEAMRRAGLVEVDPRPRVELWDASSPGVHLIAHHTRHLRDAFLRAGMTDQRLAEVRELLADPAFRACSCLIYSIQGRRPR; this is encoded by the coding sequence ATGACCGACACCGCGACCGAGGCGCCCGAGAGCGGGGGCGCCTCCGACTACCTCTTCGACAACCACAGCGAGCACGCCTTCGACCAGCACCGCTTCCTGGCCGCCGCCTACGACCCGATGACCACCGAGCGGCTCGCGGAGACCGGGGTCGGACCCGGGTGGCGCTGCCTGGAGGTGGGCGCCGGGGGCGGCAGCGTCGCACGCTGGCTGGCCGAGCGGGTCGCCCCGGGCGGCTCCGTGCTGGCCACCGATATCAAACCGGAGCGCATCCCGGCCGCCGAAGGGCTGGAGGTGCGCCGGCACGACATCGTCCGCGACCCGCTGCCGGAGGCCGCCTACGACCTGGTGCACGCCCGGCTGGTGCTGCTGCACCTGCCGGAGCGGATCGCGGTGCTGGAGCGCCTGGTCCGCGCGCTCAAGCCGGGCGGGGTGCTGCAGCTCGACGAGTTCGACATCGGCTACGGGCCGGCGCTGCTCATGCCCGACCCGCGGGCCCGCCGGCTCTACGAGGAGTTCCTGGAGGCCAAGATCCGGGTGATGTCCGGCGCCGGTGCGGACCCGGCCTGGGGCCGGAACGCCCCCGAGGCGATGCGCCGGGCCGGCCTGGTCGAGGTGGACCCCCGCCCCCGGGTCGAACTCTGGGACGCCTCCTCGCCCGGGGTGCACCTGATCGCCCACCACACCCGGCACCTGCGCGACGCGTTCCTCCGCGCGGGCATGACCGACCAGCGCCTCGCCGAGGTCCGCGAACTGCTCGCCGACCCCGCCTTCCGGGCCTGCTCCTGCCTCATCTACTCGATCCAGGGCCGCCGCCCCCGCTGA
- a CDS encoding CoA transferase, producing MTAAPLSGAVAHAFGDSAALRTAAARLSAMGCTVVRRGGPPPPGAPAGWIGLVRDPGAGRTGEPPIGCAIGWSGPVAADLPGERAVQAACGLAHLHGRARGGPRFLGVDYASVCAGVLAAQAVAAAALFRARGGPALSAAVSAAQAALLAAGPHIAAATAPDDGPGAPADPAGRHCTPPFRTSDGVRLEIETLDAEAWADFWADLGASPAAAAAGWPPFQSRFGTARCPLPAELGAVIAARDGRRVRAAARRSGVGLTPIRTAAEAAAAHRPEPEWRLHPCDGGPAPALPPAPPGRAPLAGLRVVEATTRIQGPLAGLLLAMLGAEVVRIEPPGGDPMRGVPPTAGGTSARFRALNRGKEAVQTDLKTPAGRRTARDLAASAHVFLHNWPPGRAERFGLGPGDLAAPGLVHVHAGGWDGDPPADPGPATDYPVQAHGGVADLLAAPGEEPAPSLLTLTDVLGGLIAAEGALAGLLLRARTGTGAVAATALADAARLLRDTGRGAAPTGGDAPVPADSRAASTGVGPAPTGAVRGASTEAAPGSASPFAGGTPGPAGGDRAGASTREAELRAGRGAASTGAAHGGTPPGAGRGAPEPATDLAALAAAPEFAAAFDTVGGASCPRPPWDFAPAGTAPIGAVPADRPDIRQEVPR from the coding sequence GTGACCGCCGCACCGCTGTCCGGCGCGGTGGCGCACGCCTTCGGCGACTCCGCCGCGCTGCGCACTGCCGCCGCCCGGCTGTCCGCGATGGGCTGCACGGTCGTCCGGCGCGGCGGCCCGCCCCCGCCCGGCGCCCCCGCCGGCTGGATCGGCCTGGTCCGCGACCCGGGCGCGGGCCGCACCGGCGAACCGCCCATCGGCTGCGCGATCGGCTGGTCCGGGCCGGTGGCGGCGGACCTGCCCGGCGAACGCGCCGTGCAGGCCGCCTGCGGCCTGGCCCACCTGCACGGCAGAGCGCGCGGCGGGCCGCGGTTCCTCGGCGTGGACTACGCCTCGGTCTGCGCCGGGGTGCTCGCCGCCCAGGCGGTCGCGGCCGCCGCGCTGTTCCGGGCGCGCGGCGGCCCGGCGCTGTCCGCCGCGGTCTCGGCCGCCCAGGCGGCCCTGCTCGCGGCCGGCCCGCACATCGCCGCGGCCACCGCCCCCGACGACGGCCCCGGCGCGCCCGCCGACCCGGCCGGCCGACACTGCACCCCGCCGTTCCGCACCTCCGACGGGGTGCGCCTGGAGATCGAGACCCTGGACGCCGAGGCGTGGGCGGACTTCTGGGCCGACCTGGGGGCCTCCCCGGCGGCCGCGGCCGCCGGCTGGCCGCCGTTCCAGAGCCGGTTCGGCACCGCGCGCTGCCCGCTCCCCGCCGAACTGGGCGCGGTGATCGCCGCCCGCGACGGGCGCCGGGTGCGCGCCGCCGCCCGGCGCAGCGGCGTCGGCCTCACCCCGATCCGCACCGCGGCGGAGGCCGCGGCCGCGCACCGGCCCGAACCGGAGTGGCGGCTGCACCCCTGCGACGGCGGCCCGGCCCCCGCCCTGCCACCCGCCCCGCCCGGCCGCGCCCCGCTGGCCGGGCTGCGGGTGGTGGAGGCCACCACCAGGATCCAGGGCCCGCTGGCCGGGCTGCTGCTGGCCATGCTCGGCGCCGAGGTGGTGCGGATCGAGCCGCCCGGCGGCGACCCGATGCGCGGGGTGCCGCCGACCGCCGGCGGCACCTCCGCCCGGTTCCGCGCGCTGAACCGGGGCAAGGAGGCGGTCCAGACCGACCTGAAGACCCCGGCGGGCCGCCGGACCGCCCGCGACCTGGCCGCCTCGGCCCACGTCTTCCTGCACAACTGGCCGCCCGGGCGGGCCGAGCGGTTCGGCCTGGGGCCCGGAGACCTCGCCGCCCCCGGCCTGGTGCACGTGCACGCCGGCGGCTGGGACGGCGACCCGCCCGCCGACCCCGGCCCGGCCACCGACTACCCGGTCCAGGCGCACGGCGGCGTCGCCGACCTGCTGGCCGCCCCGGGGGAGGAGCCGGCGCCGTCGCTGCTCACCCTCACCGACGTGCTGGGCGGGCTGATCGCCGCGGAGGGGGCGCTGGCCGGCCTGCTGCTGCGCGCCCGCACCGGAACGGGCGCCGTCGCGGCCACCGCCCTGGCCGACGCGGCCCGGCTGCTGCGCGACACCGGCCGCGGCGCCGCGCCCACCGGCGGCGATGCCCCCGTCCCCGCCGACTCCAGGGCCGCCTCGACCGGCGTCGGCCCCGCTCCCACCGGCGCGGTCCGCGGCGCTTCCACCGAGGCCGCCCCCGGCTCCGCTTCCCCCTTCGCCGGCGGCACCCCCGGCCCTGCCGGCGGGGACCGCGCCGGCGCCTCCACCCGCGAGGCGGAGCTCCGCGCCGGCCGCGGCGCCGCCTCCACCGGCGCCGCCCACGGCGGTACCCCGCCCGGTGCGGGCCGCGGTGCCCCGGAACCCGCGACGGACCTGGCGGCGCTGGCGGCCGCCCCCGAGTTCGCCGCCGCCTTCGACACCGTCGGCGGGGCGTCCTGCCCCCGCCCGCCCTGGGACTTCGCCCCGGCCGGAACCGCCCCGATCGGCGCCGTCCCGGCAGACCGCCCGGACATCCGACAGGAGGTGCCGCGATGA
- a CDS encoding protoporphyrinogen/coproporphyrinogen oxidase, with protein sequence MSTDTDVAVVGAGPAGLAAAYHLARAGRTVRVLEAAEAVGGRMRTLREHGCLIDTGAEMLPPAAGYPATWRLIRELGLDADPRAVPRVRGALSVWHAGRARPNAGRPLGLLTGAGLGAAARADLVRLQLHLARTRPDPEHPERCPQGEQTLAAFLRGRHPELRDRLLAPLAAGFFGWDPERTAAAPFAAHLASAGSTAGWRTYRDGMDTLARALADRLDVATGHPVTEVAAAPGGVRLDSPAGALTARAAVLAVPAPVAARLHPGAPPAERDYLAACRYAPMLRVSLVLDRPLSPPGARRGFATLLPAGEDPLLGVVTADHNKHPGRVPAGRGLVSLVASPAGAAELLDAPDAADRLAARAERFLPGLTGRIRAARAHRFRHGLPAPGPDALRARPAFADRPPAAVDYAGDWVALRPCSEGAVSSAALAADRVLAFLGDRDARTATVPAARRGR encoded by the coding sequence GTGAGCACCGACACCGACGTCGCCGTGGTCGGCGCCGGCCCCGCCGGCCTGGCCGCCGCGTACCACCTGGCCCGCGCCGGCCGCACGGTGCGGGTACTGGAGGCCGCCGAAGCGGTGGGCGGGCGGATGCGCACCCTGCGCGAGCACGGCTGCCTGATCGACACCGGCGCCGAGATGCTGCCGCCCGCCGCCGGCTACCCGGCCACCTGGCGGCTGATCCGCGAACTCGGCCTGGACGCCGACCCCCGGGCGGTGCCGAGGGTGCGCGGCGCCCTGTCGGTGTGGCACGCCGGCCGGGCCCGCCCCAACGCCGGCCGCCCGCTCGGCCTGCTCACCGGCGCCGGTCTCGGCGCCGCCGCCCGCGCCGACCTGGTCCGCCTCCAACTGCACCTGGCCCGCACCCGGCCGGACCCCGAGCACCCCGAGCGCTGCCCGCAGGGCGAGCAGACCCTCGCCGCGTTCCTCCGCGGCCGCCACCCCGAGCTGCGCGACCGGCTGCTCGCCCCGCTGGCCGCCGGGTTCTTCGGCTGGGACCCCGAGCGCACCGCCGCCGCCCCGTTCGCCGCGCACCTGGCCTCGGCCGGCAGCACCGCGGGCTGGCGCACCTACCGGGACGGCATGGACACCCTGGCCCGGGCGCTGGCCGACCGGCTCGATGTGGCCACCGGCCACCCGGTGACCGAGGTGGCCGCCGCCCCCGGCGGGGTCCGGCTGGACTCCCCGGCCGGCGCGCTCACCGCCCGCGCCGCGGTGCTGGCGGTGCCCGCCCCCGTCGCGGCCCGGCTGCACCCCGGCGCACCCCCGGCCGAACGCGACTACCTGGCGGCCTGCCGCTACGCGCCGATGCTGCGGGTCTCCCTGGTGCTGGACCGGCCGCTGTCGCCGCCCGGCGCCCGGCGCGGCTTCGCCACCCTGCTGCCCGCCGGCGAGGACCCGCTGCTCGGCGTGGTCACCGCCGACCACAACAAGCACCCCGGCCGGGTCCCCGCCGGGCGCGGCCTGGTCTCCCTGGTCGCCTCCCCGGCCGGCGCGGCCGAACTGCTGGACGCCCCCGACGCCGCCGACCGGCTCGCCGCGCGCGCCGAGCGGTTCCTGCCCGGCCTGACCGGGCGGATCCGCGCGGCCCGCGCGCACCGCTTCCGGCACGGCCTGCCCGCCCCCGGCCCGGACGCGCTGCGGGCGCGCCCCGCCTTCGCCGACCGGCCGCCCGCCGCCGTCGACTACGCCGGCGACTGGGTGGCGCTCCGCCCGTGCAGCGAGGGGGCGGTCTCCTCCGCGGCCCTGGCGGCCGACCGGGTGCTCGCCTTCCTCGGCGACCGGGACGCCCGGACCGCCACGGTCCCGGCCGCCCGCCGCGGCCGCTGA
- a CDS encoding class I adenylate-forming enzyme family protein has protein sequence MTLLTRPIHLGTLFDDAAARGARTAVHLSRPLDIAPELGTDLDVPRLAGLVRETAGRLAAAGVRPGDRVAVAKRNHWDYVLLCCAAARLGAVPASLSAGLDPDTLEILVKRLEPALLVADAQVLRAARDSGADPAGHAARTLLLDAPGDEDLCPGALRPDDLRGATAPPPRRPQLDAPLAIMHTSGTTGVPKLVVHSTRTIMRRLAGFEAHRWPVLAARSTDTVAGAYSFAHGRALAWTAVAMQLAPGALVAVSSSDWAEAGPALERHNPTVMEAQPAAYVRWQPRAAEPDNPFRRVRLYISTFDAMHPPAVRTFLNASRRRAPLWMQGWGQSETGPLTFRFLTRRALAAEQGTGPTTRDLGRPLPGRTRLRAVDPDTLRPVPRGVPGLLFVRTGALCQGYVGEEGRWRAKLVGEWWSTGDIGVITRTGAVRLVDREVDALPEGGCLELEDVLDERLPEVLECVVLGVPDGPPVPVAVTEDGRLDTAAWRRAAAGLPELADPVPMAWDAVPRTGTGKVRRAVLRERVGLGPETSGTGRWT, from the coding sequence ATGACGCTGCTGACCCGCCCCATCCACCTGGGCACCCTCTTCGACGACGCGGCCGCGCGCGGCGCCCGCACCGCCGTGCACCTGAGCAGGCCCCTGGACATCGCCCCCGAGCTCGGCACCGACCTGGACGTGCCGCGGCTGGCCGGCCTGGTCCGCGAGACCGCCGGACGGCTCGCCGCGGCCGGCGTCCGCCCCGGCGACCGGGTCGCCGTCGCCAAGCGCAACCACTGGGACTACGTGCTGCTGTGCTGCGCGGCGGCCCGCCTCGGCGCGGTCCCCGCCTCGCTCTCCGCCGGCCTCGACCCGGACACCCTGGAGATCCTGGTCAAACGGCTCGAACCGGCGCTGCTCGTCGCCGACGCCCAGGTGCTCCGGGCCGCCCGCGACTCCGGCGCCGACCCCGCCGGGCACGCCGCGCGCACCCTGCTGCTGGACGCCCCCGGCGACGAAGACCTCTGCCCCGGCGCGCTCCGCCCCGACGACCTGCGCGGCGCGACCGCCCCGCCGCCCCGCCGGCCGCAACTGGACGCCCCGCTGGCGATCATGCACACCTCCGGCACCACCGGGGTGCCCAAACTGGTGGTGCACTCCACCCGCACCATCATGCGCCGGCTGGCCGGCTTCGAGGCGCACCGCTGGCCGGTGCTGGCCGCCCGCTCCACCGACACCGTGGCCGGCGCCTACTCCTTCGCGCACGGCAGGGCGCTGGCCTGGACCGCCGTCGCGATGCAGCTGGCCCCGGGCGCCCTGGTCGCCGTCTCCTCCTCGGACTGGGCGGAGGCCGGCCCGGCGCTGGAGCGGCACAACCCCACCGTCATGGAGGCCCAGCCCGCCGCCTACGTGCGCTGGCAGCCCCGGGCCGCCGAACCGGACAACCCGTTCCGCCGGGTCCGGCTCTACATCAGCACCTTCGACGCCATGCACCCGCCCGCGGTGCGCACCTTCCTCAACGCCTCCCGCCGCCGCGCCCCGCTGTGGATGCAGGGCTGGGGGCAGAGCGAGACCGGTCCGCTGACCTTCCGCTTCCTCACCCGCCGGGCGCTCGCCGCCGAGCAGGGCACCGGCCCCACCACCCGCGACCTGGGCCGCCCGCTGCCCGGCCGGACCCGGCTGCGCGCGGTCGACCCCGACACCCTGCGCCCGGTGCCGCGCGGCGTGCCCGGCCTGCTGTTCGTCCGCACCGGCGCGCTCTGCCAGGGCTACGTCGGCGAGGAGGGCCGCTGGCGGGCGAAGCTGGTCGGCGAGTGGTGGAGCACCGGCGACATCGGGGTGATCACCCGCACCGGCGCGGTGCGCCTGGTCGACCGCGAGGTCGACGCGCTGCCCGAGGGCGGCTGCCTGGAACTGGAGGACGTCCTCGACGAGCGCCTCCCCGAGGTGCTGGAGTGCGTCGTGCTGGGCGTCCCGGACGGCCCGCCGGTACCGGTCGCGGTCACCGAGGACGGCCGGCTGGACACCGCCGCGTGGCGGCGCGCAGCGGCCGGCCTGCCCGAACTCGCCGACCCGGTGCCGATGGCCTGGGACGCGGTGCCGCGCACCGGCACCGGCAAGGTGCGCCGGGCGGTGCTGCGCGAACGGGTCGGCCTGGGCCCGGAGACCTCCGGGACGGGGCGGTGGACGTGA
- a CDS encoding TetR/AcrR family transcriptional regulator, whose protein sequence is MRKKPETRRAEIVSAAAEIALEEGLERITMRRVADELGVRPGLIGHYFPVAEDLVAEAFGVAAAAELDELLPDRPEEPAPERLARFFSLTAGSAYDRMSRLWLNARHLSRYRDGLRERVGEQEAQWRERLSGVIRAGAEAGAFRTTDPETAAARILVVLDGLGAHANTARRDHRPAVADMAVATAEHELDLPRGALGRPAGR, encoded by the coding sequence GTGCGCAAAAAACCGGAGACCCGCCGCGCCGAGATCGTCTCCGCGGCCGCGGAGATCGCCCTGGAGGAGGGCCTGGAGCGGATCACCATGCGCAGGGTCGCCGACGAGCTCGGCGTCCGGCCCGGGCTGATCGGACACTACTTCCCCGTCGCCGAGGACCTGGTCGCCGAGGCATTCGGCGTCGCGGCCGCCGCCGAACTGGACGAGCTGCTCCCGGACCGGCCGGAGGAGCCGGCGCCGGAGCGGCTGGCCCGGTTCTTCTCGCTGACCGCCGGAAGCGCCTACGACCGGATGAGCCGGCTGTGGCTGAACGCCCGGCACCTCAGCCGCTACCGGGACGGCCTGCGCGAGCGGGTCGGCGAGCAGGAGGCGCAGTGGCGCGAGCGGCTGAGCGGGGTGATCCGGGCCGGCGCCGAGGCGGGTGCGTTCCGCACCACCGATCCGGAGACGGCCGCGGCCCGCATCCTCGTCGTCCTGGACGGCCTCGGCGCCCACGCCAACACCGCCCGCCGCGACCACCGCCCGGCCGTGGCCGACATGGCCGTCGCCACCGCCGAACACGAACTGGACCTGCCCCGGGGCGCACTCGGCCGCCCGGCCGGCCGCTGA
- a CDS encoding HNH endonuclease, protein MGEARPLLEKIRDLKRHQGATQRLDWPIALLWSLAQAIQGKPRMQRWSTIKNEVGPLVDEFTGTRCEENDICYLFWVLQKKHLWEVEGGEGVAFADAKRWPSVDSLESIDPLVGLSEQDYLLLGGDFEQAAWVVDTALLLFFTPRPPRLLKSFGLDDFMGERAGAAMRPAVGEICENRRTISEIYGGNNTTGITPFADGVLAVFSDDNGPYADSRIPETNWIAYTGDGLSGDQIMARGNKSMELCQKERRALRYWHKLSDGRWSFETWAVVVQCRRRWGVDQDKKQRKEFVWILAPVSSPLPSLWPQSIIDALNEDDGVVQDDTLSAPPDGLNGTWEEGEVNVKEKYQKLSKIAREVALKREQKSRISAVERYFRSYISRRAVIERSRGCCENPDCLGHPTELTSTGMPILEVDHVRDLSLGGSDVPENMIALCPNCHALKTRGVNREILRKRLKGVAQDLHRSFSSP, encoded by the coding sequence ATGGGTGAGGCACGTCCCTTGCTTGAGAAGATTCGAGACCTCAAAAGGCATCAGGGGGCCACTCAGCGTCTAGACTGGCCAATAGCCCTGCTTTGGTCACTCGCCCAGGCGATTCAGGGTAAGCCTCGTATGCAACGATGGTCGACAATAAAGAACGAAGTTGGCCCTTTGGTTGACGAGTTTACTGGAACCCGATGCGAAGAAAATGATATTTGTTATCTTTTTTGGGTTCTACAGAAAAAACATCTTTGGGAGGTTGAAGGGGGTGAGGGGGTAGCTTTTGCGGATGCAAAACGCTGGCCATCAGTGGATTCATTGGAATCCATTGACCCTCTCGTAGGGCTTTCGGAGCAGGATTATCTCTTGCTCGGGGGTGACTTTGAGCAGGCGGCATGGGTTGTCGATACGGCGCTTCTGTTGTTCTTTACTCCTCGTCCTCCGAGGTTGCTGAAATCTTTTGGCTTGGACGATTTTATGGGGGAGCGGGCGGGTGCTGCAATGCGCCCGGCCGTTGGAGAGATTTGCGAGAATCGGCGCACGATTAGCGAAATCTATGGAGGGAATAACACTACGGGGATCACTCCGTTTGCAGATGGAGTTCTTGCGGTTTTCTCTGATGATAACGGCCCGTACGCTGATTCTCGCATTCCGGAGACCAATTGGATTGCCTATACTGGTGACGGCCTTTCTGGTGACCAGATAATGGCTCGAGGGAACAAGAGCATGGAGCTGTGCCAGAAAGAGAGGAGGGCATTGCGCTACTGGCACAAGCTTTCCGATGGGCGATGGAGTTTTGAGACTTGGGCGGTAGTTGTCCAGTGTAGACGGCGTTGGGGTGTCGATCAGGATAAGAAGCAGCGTAAAGAGTTTGTGTGGATTCTTGCTCCTGTGTCATCCCCGTTGCCAAGTCTGTGGCCGCAGAGCATCATCGATGCTCTTAATGAAGACGACGGAGTGGTACAAGATGACACCTTGAGTGCCCCACCGGATGGGTTGAATGGAACTTGGGAGGAAGGAGAGGTCAATGTCAAAGAAAAATATCAAAAGCTTTCGAAAATTGCTCGCGAAGTTGCGCTGAAGAGAGAGCAGAAAAGCAGAATTTCTGCCGTAGAGCGGTATTTTCGTTCCTATATTTCGCGCCGGGCGGTGATTGAGCGGAGTAGGGGGTGTTGCGAGAATCCGGATTGTTTGGGACATCCGACTGAGTTGACCTCGACAGGAATGCCAATCTTGGAGGTGGATCACGTTCGCGATTTGTCGCTCGGAGGGAGCGATGTCCCTGAAAATATGATTGCCCTGTGTCCAAATTGTCACGCACTGAAGACTAGAGGTGTGAATAGAGAAATTCTGAGAAAGCGTCTAAAGGGTGTTGCTCAGGATCTCCATCGTTCCTTTTCCTCTCCCTAG
- a CDS encoding NAD-dependent epimerase/dehydratase family protein codes for MPKVVILGGTGSIGRAVARRLLAAGWETAVAARGCSGRPADLLREGARFHALDRFDEAALGGLLAPGADLLVDCLCFTADHAASLLPHLDGFAATVMLSSKAVYVDAAGNHVNSPVKPRFSGPVTEEQPTVAPGGGDYDSAEGYGANKVAAERTLLDSGHPVTVVRASKVHGEGASPPREWVFAKRALDRRRALFLRRGGASVDHTTAAANLAALVQRAAEVPGRRILNSADPDAPNVLEIAQTVAAHFGHAWRIHPAEEDSGLGRTPWDTDAPIVLDTSAAGRLGYEPVGRYAETVREELDWLARTAQSAPETIADAAFTARYLDYRAEDAALAAAVRPRG; via the coding sequence ATGCCGAAAGTCGTGATCCTCGGCGGCACCGGGTCGATCGGCCGGGCCGTCGCCCGGCGGCTGCTCGCCGCCGGGTGGGAGACCGCCGTCGCCGCCCGCGGGTGCAGTGGGCGCCCCGCCGACCTGCTCCGGGAAGGGGCCCGGTTCCACGCGCTGGACCGCTTCGATGAGGCGGCCCTCGGCGGGCTCCTCGCCCCCGGCGCCGACCTGCTGGTCGACTGCCTCTGCTTCACCGCGGACCACGCCGCCTCGCTCCTGCCGCACCTGGACGGCTTCGCCGCGACGGTGATGCTCTCCAGCAAGGCGGTCTACGTCGACGCGGCCGGCAACCACGTGAACTCCCCGGTGAAGCCGCGGTTCTCCGGGCCGGTCACCGAGGAGCAGCCGACGGTGGCGCCGGGCGGCGGCGACTACGACTCGGCCGAGGGGTACGGCGCCAACAAGGTCGCCGCGGAGCGGACCCTGCTGGACAGCGGCCACCCAGTCACCGTGGTCCGGGCCTCCAAGGTGCACGGCGAGGGCGCCTCGCCGCCCCGGGAGTGGGTCTTCGCCAAGCGGGCCCTGGACCGGCGCCGGGCGCTCTTCCTGCGCCGCGGCGGCGCCTCGGTCGACCACACCACGGCGGCGGCCAACCTCGCGGCCCTGGTCCAGCGGGCCGCCGAGGTGCCCGGCCGGCGCATCCTGAACAGCGCCGACCCCGACGCGCCGAACGTGCTGGAGATCGCGCAGACCGTCGCCGCGCACTTCGGGCACGCCTGGCGGATCCACCCGGCCGAGGAGGACTCCGGGCTGGGGCGGACGCCGTGGGACACCGACGCCCCGATCGTCCTGGACACCTCGGCGGCCGGACGGCTCGGGTACGAACCGGTCGGCCGCTACGCCGAGACGGTCCGGGAGGAGCTGGACTGGCTGGCCCGCACCGCGCAGAGCGCCCCGGAGACCATCGCCGACGCCGCGTTCACCGCCCGCTACCTGGACTACCGGGCCGAGGACGCGGCCCTCGCCGCGGCGGTGCGACCGCGCGGCTGA